A region of Mesorhizobium sp. M3A.F.Ca.ET.080.04.2.1 DNA encodes the following proteins:
- the pheT gene encoding phenylalanine--tRNA ligase subunit beta: MKFTLSWLKDHLETDASLAEIVERLTAIGLEVERVDDKAGLKPFVIAKVLTAVQHPDADRLRVLTVDTGDGKPPVQVVCGAPNARAGLIGAFAAPGSYVPGIDVTLSVGKIRGVESHGMMCSERELEISDEHNGIIDLPADAPVGTSFAAYAHLDDPVIEINLTPNRPDATSVYGIARDLAASGLGRLTGGGIMPHAGEGLCPVKVKIEAPELCPGFALRLVKGVKNGPSPKWLQQRLMAIGLRPISALVDITNYVTFDRGRPLHVFDAAKVAGNLTVRRAKDGEKVLALDGREYTLTPEMCVIADEDGVESIAGIMGGEHSGCDENTTDVLIESALWDPITTARTGRTLGIITDARYRFERGVDPEFMVPGVELATKLVLDFCGGTPSEMEVAGYAGHKPKIVSFPLSEVKRLTGIEVPREEALDILTRLGFQPQGAGDLVQVKVPSWRPDVDGKADLVEEVMRIHGVDNIAPQPLTSHGAVNGKILTTLQVRTRAAKRALAVRGMMEAVTWSFIPARHAELFGGGQTALKLANPIAADMSDMRPSLLSGLISAAQRNADKGIGDVALFEVSGTYEGDAADQQRRVAAGVRRGTAKLDGSGRSWAGNAGAVGVFDAKADAIAALEACGAPIDRLQIEPGGPAWYHPGRSGTIKLGPKTVLGTFGEFHPKTLEALDVSGPICGFEIYVDAVPEPKAKPTRTKPKLELSPFQAVKRDFAFVVDKAVEAGTLVRAALAADKKLVTGVSVFDVFEGAALGAAKKSIAIEVSIQPVEKTLTDEDFEALAKRIVENVNKQTGGVLRA, translated from the coding sequence ATGAAATTCACCCTCTCCTGGCTCAAGGACCATCTCGAGACCGACGCCTCGCTTGCCGAGATCGTCGAGCGGCTGACCGCGATCGGCCTCGAAGTCGAACGTGTCGACGACAAGGCGGGGCTGAAACCCTTCGTCATCGCCAAGGTGCTGACGGCGGTGCAGCATCCCGATGCCGACCGGCTGCGCGTGCTCACCGTCGACACCGGCGACGGCAAGCCGCCGGTGCAGGTCGTGTGCGGCGCACCCAACGCCCGCGCCGGCCTCATCGGGGCCTTCGCTGCACCCGGCAGCTATGTTCCCGGCATCGACGTGACGCTGTCGGTCGGCAAGATCCGCGGCGTCGAAAGCCACGGCATGATGTGCTCCGAGCGCGAGCTGGAAATCTCGGACGAGCACAACGGCATCATCGATCTGCCCGCGGATGCGCCGGTCGGCACCAGCTTCGCCGCTTATGCCCATCTCGACGATCCGGTGATCGAGATCAACTTGACGCCGAACCGGCCGGACGCGACCAGCGTCTACGGCATCGCCCGCGATCTCGCGGCGAGCGGGCTCGGCCGCCTGACCGGCGGCGGGATCATGCCGCATGCCGGCGAGGGCTTATGCCCGGTCAAGGTGAAGATCGAGGCGCCTGAACTCTGCCCGGGCTTCGCGCTCAGGCTGGTCAAGGGCGTCAAGAACGGCCCGTCGCCGAAATGGCTGCAGCAGCGGCTGATGGCCATCGGGCTTCGGCCGATCAGCGCGCTGGTCGACATCACCAACTACGTCACCTTCGACCGCGGCCGGCCGCTGCATGTCTTCGATGCCGCGAAGGTCGCCGGCAATCTTACCGTGCGCCGCGCCAAGGACGGCGAAAAGGTGCTGGCGCTCGACGGCCGCGAATACACGCTAACGCCGGAAATGTGCGTCATCGCCGACGAGGACGGCGTCGAATCGATCGCTGGCATCATGGGCGGCGAGCATTCCGGCTGCGACGAGAACACCACCGATGTGCTGATCGAATCGGCGCTCTGGGACCCGATCACCACGGCCCGCACCGGCCGCACGCTCGGCATCATCACCGACGCGCGCTACCGGTTCGAGCGCGGCGTCGACCCCGAATTCATGGTTCCCGGCGTCGAGCTGGCAACCAAGCTGGTGCTCGATTTCTGCGGCGGCACGCCGAGCGAAATGGAAGTGGCCGGCTATGCCGGGCATAAGCCGAAGATCGTCTCCTTCCCGCTCTCGGAAGTGAAGCGGCTGACCGGCATTGAAGTGCCACGTGAAGAGGCGCTGGACATCCTGACCCGCCTCGGCTTCCAGCCGCAGGGCGCGGGCGACCTCGTCCAGGTGAAGGTGCCGTCCTGGCGGCCGGATGTCGACGGCAAGGCCGACCTGGTCGAGGAAGTGATGCGTATTCACGGCGTCGACAACATCGCGCCGCAACCGCTCACCTCTCATGGCGCAGTCAACGGCAAGATCCTGACCACGCTGCAGGTGCGCACCCGAGCGGCCAAGCGCGCGCTGGCCGTGCGCGGCATGATGGAGGCCGTCACCTGGTCATTCATCCCGGCCAGGCACGCCGAGCTGTTCGGCGGCGGCCAGACCGCGCTCAAGCTCGCCAACCCTATCGCCGCCGACATGTCGGACATGCGGCCGTCGCTGCTGTCCGGGCTGATCAGTGCCGCGCAACGCAATGCCGACAAGGGCATCGGCGATGTGGCCCTGTTCGAGGTCTCCGGCACCTATGAGGGCGACGCTGCCGACCAGCAGCGGCGTGTCGCCGCCGGCGTGCGGCGCGGCACGGCCAAGCTCGACGGCTCGGGCCGCAGCTGGGCCGGCAATGCCGGCGCGGTCGGCGTGTTCGACGCCAAGGCCGACGCGATCGCGGCGCTCGAAGCCTGCGGCGCGCCGATCGACCGGCTGCAGATCGAGCCCGGCGGCCCGGCCTGGTATCATCCCGGCCGCTCGGGCACGATCAAGCTCGGGCCGAAGACGGTGCTCGGCACTTTTGGCGAATTCCACCCGAAGACGCTTGAGGCGCTCGATGTCTCCGGCCCCATCTGCGGCTTCGAGATCTATGTCGACGCCGTGCCGGAGCCGAAAGCCAAGCCGACGCGCACCAAGCCGAAGCTCGAGCTGTCGCCCTTCCAGGCGGTGAAGCGCGACTTCGCCTTCGTCGTCGACAAGGCGGTCGAGGCCGGCACGCTGGTGCGGGCAGCGTTAGCCGCCGACAAGAAACTGGTCACCGGCGTGTCGGTGTTCGACGTCTTCGAGGGTGCCGCGCTCGGCGCCGCCAAGAAGTCGATCGCTATCGAAGTCTCGATCCAGCCGGTCGAGAAGACGCTGACCGACGAGGATTTCGAGGCGCTGGCAAAACGCATCGTCGAGAACGTCAACAAGCAGACGGGCGGCGTTCTGCGCGCGTAA
- a CDS encoding nucleotidyltransferase family protein, with the protein MHHLRYSGLPFEEQRAAFLAIVASDPLLSETLARVRALALPDWLVVSGALYNSVWNHLTGKPPGYGIKDVDLFYFDDADLSYEAEDAVIRRAAKQLQGLALPVEVRNQARVHLWYPAKFGRECPRYTSASESVSYFASKTHAVGVRFNDAGELDLVAPFGLDDIFSFRITPNRVLDNQRTHEAKGKRARETWPEIRVVPW; encoded by the coding sequence ATGCACCATCTGCGCTATTCCGGCCTGCCTTTCGAGGAGCAACGCGCGGCGTTCCTCGCCATCGTCGCGTCCGATCCCCTGCTTAGCGAGACGCTGGCGCGGGTACGCGCGCTGGCCTTGCCCGACTGGCTGGTGGTTTCCGGCGCGCTCTACAACAGCGTGTGGAACCATCTGACCGGAAAGCCGCCGGGCTACGGCATCAAGGATGTCGATCTGTTCTATTTCGACGATGCCGACCTCTCTTACGAAGCCGAGGATGCGGTGATCCGCCGGGCGGCCAAGCAGCTCCAGGGATTGGCGCTGCCGGTCGAGGTGCGCAACCAGGCGCGGGTGCATCTGTGGTATCCGGCGAAGTTCGGACGGGAGTGTCCGCGCTACACGAGCGCCAGCGAATCCGTCAGCTATTTTGCCTCTAAGACGCATGCGGTCGGGGTGCGGTTCAACGACGCCGGAGAGTTGGATTTGGTGGCGCCGTTCGGGCTCGACGATATTTTTTCGTTCCGCATCACCCCGAACCGGGTGCTGGACAACCAGCGGACGCACGAAGCGAAGGGGAAGAGGGCGAGGGAGACCTGGCCGGAGATTCGCGTGGTGCCGTGGTAG
- a CDS encoding aldo/keto reductase, whose amino-acid sequence MQARKLGTELEVFPVGLGCMGMSFAYGGQPEAEAIATLRRAVEIGVTFFDTAEVYGPYENEILVGKALKPVRDRVTIATKFGFKILDEGTGTERMAGVDSRPEHVKAVAEASLKRLDTDVIDLYYQHRVDPDVPIEDTVGAMAELVREGKVRALGLSEASAATIRRAHAVHPIAAVQSEYSLWTRDAEDEVFAVCRELGIGFVPYSPLGRGLLTGTIAKPDTLGAGDWRLGQPRFQAEAMEANNAVIAVLEKMAAAKGVTSAQLALAWVLHRGDFIVPIPGARKIRHLEQNTAAAGIELSAAEVAAIGDALSPDKVVGKRYTEELLALVNG is encoded by the coding sequence ATGCAAGCCCGCAAATTAGGAACTGAACTCGAAGTCTTTCCCGTCGGCCTCGGCTGCATGGGCATGAGCTTCGCTTATGGCGGCCAGCCGGAAGCCGAGGCGATCGCCACGCTGCGCCGCGCCGTCGAGATCGGCGTCACCTTCTTCGACACGGCCGAGGTCTACGGGCCCTACGAGAACGAAATCCTGGTCGGCAAGGCGCTGAAGCCGGTACGCGATCGTGTGACGATCGCCACCAAATTCGGCTTCAAGATCCTCGACGAAGGCACGGGCACCGAGCGCATGGCCGGGGTGGACAGCCGACCCGAGCATGTCAAGGCGGTGGCCGAAGCCTCGCTGAAGCGGCTGGATACCGATGTCATCGACCTCTACTACCAGCACCGCGTCGACCCGGACGTGCCGATCGAGGACACGGTCGGCGCCATGGCCGAGCTGGTGCGCGAGGGCAAGGTGCGCGCGCTCGGCCTCTCGGAGGCGAGCGCGGCGACCATTCGCCGGGCGCATGCCGTGCATCCGATCGCCGCCGTGCAGAGCGAATACTCGCTGTGGACCCGCGATGCCGAGGACGAGGTCTTCGCCGTCTGCCGTGAGCTCGGCATCGGCTTCGTGCCTTACAGCCCGCTCGGCCGCGGCCTGCTCACCGGCACGATCGCCAAGCCCGACACTCTCGGCGCGGGCGACTGGCGCCTCGGCCAGCCGCGTTTCCAGGCCGAGGCTATGGAAGCCAACAACGCCGTTATCGCGGTGCTGGAGAAGATGGCTGCCGCAAAGGGCGTGACATCCGCCCAGCTGGCGCTCGCCTGGGTGCTGCACCGGGGCGATTTCATCGTGCCGATCCCCGGCGCGAGGAAGATACGGCACCTGGAGCAGAACACCGCGGCTGCCGGGATCGAGCTGAGCGCCGCCGAGGTCGCGGCCATCGGTGATGCGCTGTCGCCCGACAAAGTGGTCGGCAAGCGCTATACCGAGGAACTGCTGGCGCTGGTGAATGGGTGA
- a CDS encoding LysR family transcriptional regulator produces the protein MNRANLSQLAVLATVAQCASFRGAARELGIAPSAVSHAVSSLEARLGVRLLSRSTRSVAPTEAGTQLLERLRPALSEIDLALETAVEARDQPAGNLRLSVPRTAAHLVLTPRLGAFAAAYPDIALEIVIEDRFTDVVEGGFDAGVRLGESLQRDMIAVRIGPDMRGAVVGAPSYFATMPRPRHPRELAEHRCIRFRFSSGILYRWEFEKDGEEIEFAAQGPLILDEDHLIAQAAIDGAGLAFVFEPYVRAPLADGRLIRVLEDWCPSFEGFFVYYPSRRQMRPALRAFVDFFRVSG, from the coding sequence ATGAATCGCGCCAACCTCTCGCAGCTTGCCGTGCTCGCCACCGTGGCTCAATGCGCCAGCTTCCGCGGCGCAGCGCGCGAGCTCGGCATCGCGCCGTCAGCCGTGAGCCACGCGGTGTCGAGCCTGGAGGCGCGGCTCGGCGTGCGGCTTTTGTCACGCAGCACACGCAGCGTCGCCCCGACCGAGGCAGGCACGCAGTTGCTGGAGCGGCTGCGGCCGGCGCTTTCCGAGATCGACCTCGCTCTGGAGACGGCGGTCGAGGCGCGCGACCAGCCGGCCGGCAATCTCAGGCTCAGCGTGCCACGCACGGCAGCACATCTGGTGCTGACGCCGCGTCTCGGCGCTTTCGCCGCCGCCTATCCCGACATCGCGCTGGAGATCGTCATCGAGGACCGCTTCACCGACGTGGTCGAAGGCGGTTTCGATGCCGGCGTGCGGCTCGGCGAAAGCCTGCAGCGCGACATGATCGCGGTGCGCATCGGGCCGGATATGCGCGGAGCAGTGGTCGGCGCGCCGTCCTATTTCGCGACCATGCCCAGACCTCGCCACCCGCGTGAGCTCGCCGAGCATCGCTGCATCCGGTTCCGCTTCTCCAGCGGCATTCTCTATCGCTGGGAATTCGAGAAGGACGGCGAGGAAATCGAGTTCGCCGCGCAAGGGCCGCTGATCCTCGACGAGGACCATTTGATTGCCCAGGCCGCCATCGATGGCGCAGGACTGGCCTTCGTCTTCGAGCCTTATGTCCGCGCCCCGCTCGCCGATGGCCGGCTGATCCGGGTGCTTGAGGACTGGTGCCCGTCCTTCGAAGGCTTCTTCGTCTACTATCCGAGCCGCCGCCAGATGCGGCCGGCGCTGAGGGCTTTCGTGGATTTCTTCAGGGTGAGCGGGTAG
- a CDS encoding cytochrome b yields the protein MRPTITNTTTRYGWPSIVLHWLIGVIFIGQFGLGFVMMRTPSQRTAFELIQLHKSFGFLLLGLIILRIAWRLGNAAPALPASVGTLERRTAPLAHFALYAFQIALPLSGWALVSVSTLEIPSMPFNLFVMPNLPLTESDAAESFWSAAHWYLAYAGIALVALHAMAALRHHFLLRDTVLTRMITPSSGGE from the coding sequence ATGCGACCAACCATCACCAACACCACGACCCGCTACGGATGGCCAAGCATCGTGCTGCACTGGCTGATCGGGGTGATCTTCATCGGCCAGTTCGGGCTCGGTTTCGTCATGATGCGGACGCCTAGCCAGCGCACCGCCTTCGAGCTGATCCAGCTGCACAAGTCCTTCGGCTTCCTGCTGCTTGGGCTGATCATCCTGCGCATCGCCTGGCGGCTCGGCAATGCGGCGCCGGCGCTGCCGGCCTCGGTCGGCACCCTGGAGCGGCGCACGGCGCCGCTGGCGCATTTCGCACTCTACGCCTTCCAGATCGCGCTCCCCCTTTCCGGCTGGGCCTTGGTATCGGTGTCGACGCTGGAGATCCCGAGCATGCCGTTCAACCTGTTTGTAATGCCAAACCTGCCGCTCACCGAATCCGACGCCGCCGAAAGCTTCTGGTCGGCCGCGCATTGGTATCTCGCCTATGCCGGCATCGCGCTGGTGGCGCTGCATGCAATGGCGGCACTGCGCCATCATTTCCTGCTCCGCGATACGGTGCTGACGCGCATGATCACGCCTTCATCGGGCGGGGAATAG
- a CDS encoding YceI family protein encodes MHARSLGLAALAACLAVPVYAAAALSDAAGSYAISPAGSSIRFTIGKAGGGGFDGAFGRFKGTIRIDNADVGRSKVDLTIYPESVGTGQARIDAFLRSDAVFDSANNPEIEFRSTGVTRTGETTAVVSGRLTARGKTFSEKFTAELNGLKGGTIRFHVTGKVLRSRYGMDVGTPIYSNVVDFDMTLMGKRG; translated from the coding sequence ATGCATGCGCGCAGCCTCGGATTGGCGGCTTTGGCCGCTTGCCTTGCCGTGCCCGTTTACGCGGCGGCGGCGCTCAGCGACGCGGCCGGCAGCTACGCGATCAGCCCGGCGGGCTCCAGCATCCGCTTCACCATCGGCAAGGCGGGCGGTGGCGGCTTCGACGGCGCCTTCGGCCGCTTCAAGGGCACGATCCGCATCGACAATGCCGATGTCGGCCGCTCGAAGGTCGACCTCACCATCTATCCGGAAAGCGTCGGCACCGGCCAGGCGCGCATCGACGCCTTCCTGCGCTCCGACGCGGTGTTCGACAGCGCCAACAATCCGGAGATCGAGTTCCGCTCGACAGGCGTGACCCGCACCGGGGAGACGACGGCCGTGGTCAGCGGCCGGCTGACGGCGCGCGGCAAGACGTTTTCGGAAAAATTCACCGCTGAACTCAATGGATTGAAGGGCGGCACGATCAGGTTCCACGTCACCGGCAAGGTGCTGCGGTCACGTTACGGCATGGATGTCGGCACGCCGATCTATTCAAATGTCGTCGACTTCGACATGACGCTGATGGGGAAGAGGGGCTAG
- a CDS encoding Gfo/Idh/MocA family oxidoreductase, translating to MFRWGVLSTAKIGREQLLPAIVDSENGVLSAIASRDLAKARALADRFGAPHAFGSYEELLASKVVDGVYIPLPTSQHVEWTAKAIEAGKHVLVEKPLALDAKDIAPLIKLRDQHKVLVCEAFMVVYHPQWIKVRDLIASGAIGRLRHVQGAFSYYNVDPNNMRNKLDLGGGALPDIGVYPTVSTRFSTGKEPVRIQANIERDKTFGTDIYSSVRADFGDFELSFYLSTQLAARQVMVFHGEKGFIEVLSPFNAGLYDHHRIELHNQNHTEAQVFRFPGTQQYRLECEAFVRAAQGGKDRVFTLEESVLNQKVIDAIFRAGERDGWEPV from the coding sequence ATGTTCCGATGGGGTGTTCTGTCGACGGCCAAGATCGGCCGTGAGCAGCTTTTGCCGGCGATCGTCGACTCGGAAAACGGCGTGCTGTCGGCGATCGCCAGCCGCGACCTGGCGAAGGCGCGGGCATTGGCCGACCGCTTCGGCGCGCCGCATGCCTTCGGCTCCTATGAAGAGCTGCTCGCATCCAAGGTCGTCGATGGGGTCTACATTCCGCTGCCGACCTCGCAGCATGTCGAATGGACGGCGAAGGCCATCGAGGCCGGCAAACACGTGCTGGTCGAGAAGCCGCTGGCGCTCGATGCCAAGGACATCGCGCCGCTGATCAAGCTGCGTGACCAACACAAGGTGCTGGTCTGCGAGGCCTTCATGGTCGTCTACCACCCGCAATGGATCAAGGTTCGCGATCTCATCGCCAGCGGCGCCATCGGCCGGCTGCGTCATGTGCAGGGCGCGTTCTCCTACTACAATGTCGACCCCAACAACATGCGCAACAAGCTCGACCTCGGCGGCGGCGCCCTGCCCGACATCGGAGTCTATCCGACGGTGTCGACACGCTTTTCGACCGGCAAGGAGCCGGTGCGCATCCAGGCCAACATCGAGCGTGACAAGACCTTCGGCACCGATATCTATTCCTCGGTGCGCGCGGATTTCGGCGACTTCGAGCTGTCCTTCTATCTGTCGACGCAGTTGGCAGCGCGGCAGGTGATGGTGTTCCACGGCGAGAAGGGGTTCATCGAGGTGCTCTCGCCCTTCAATGCCGGGCTCTACGACCACCACCGCATCGAACTGCACAACCAGAACCACACCGAGGCGCAGGTCTTCCGCTTCCCCGGCACGCAGCAATACCGGCTGGAATGCGAGGCCTTCGTGCGCGCAGCCCAGGGCGGCAAGGACCGCGTTTTCACGCTGGAGGAATCGGTGCTCAACCAGAAGGTCATCGACGCCATCTTCCGCGCCGGCGAAAGGGACGGCTGGGAGCCGGTCTGA
- a CDS encoding FAD-binding dehydrogenase — protein MADDADVIIVGAGLAGLVAAVELAEAGRKIIIVDQEPEQSLGGQAFWSFGGLFLVDSPEQRRMRIRDSHDLALEDWMGTAAFDRPEDFWPRQWAAAYVGFAAGEKRSWLVERGLKFFPVVGWAERGGGNAVGHGNSVPRFHVTWGTGPGVLEPFVQRVRETQKRGLVQFRFRHRVSEITRTGKVVTGVRGDMLEPSSVGRGCKSSREVTGDFELGAQAVIVASGGIGGNHELVRKNWPQRLGPAPKRMITGVPDHVDGRMLAITEAAGGSIINRDRMWHYVEGIKNWAPIWTDHAIRILPGPSSLWLDAHGRRLPVPLYPGFDTLGTLSHIMRTGHDYSWFILTKKIIQKEFALSGSEQNPDLTGKSWRQVLGRATSGIPGPVRAFMEKGEDFIVEAELPKLVARMNALAGGEPLLEVTQVEREIRARDRQLDNPFSKDMQVTALRGARAYLGDRLIRTAKPHKMLDPANGPLIAVRLNILTRKTLGGLQTDLDSRVLDAEGEPVPGLYAVGEAAGFGGGGVHGYAALEGTFLGGCIFSGRSAGRAAARAAA, from the coding sequence ATGGCTGACGACGCTGACGTCATCATTGTCGGCGCAGGCCTGGCCGGGCTCGTCGCCGCGGTTGAGCTCGCCGAAGCCGGCAGGAAGATCATCATTGTCGACCAGGAGCCGGAGCAGTCGCTGGGCGGCCAGGCGTTCTGGTCGTTCGGCGGGCTCTTTCTCGTCGATTCGCCGGAACAGCGGCGCATGCGCATCCGCGATTCGCACGATCTGGCGCTCGAGGACTGGATGGGCACCGCCGCCTTCGACCGGCCTGAGGATTTCTGGCCGCGCCAATGGGCGGCGGCCTATGTCGGCTTCGCCGCCGGTGAGAAGCGCTCGTGGCTGGTCGAGAGGGGATTGAAATTCTTCCCCGTCGTCGGCTGGGCCGAGCGCGGCGGCGGCAATGCCGTCGGGCATGGCAATTCGGTGCCGCGCTTCCACGTCACCTGGGGCACCGGGCCCGGTGTGTTGGAGCCCTTCGTGCAGCGCGTGCGCGAGACACAAAAGCGCGGGCTCGTGCAGTTCAGGTTCCGCCACCGGGTCAGCGAGATCACGCGGACAGGCAAAGTCGTCACCGGCGTGCGCGGCGACATGCTCGAACCAAGCAGCGTCGGGCGCGGCTGCAAGAGCTCGCGGGAAGTGACCGGCGACTTCGAGCTCGGCGCCCAGGCGGTGATCGTCGCTTCCGGCGGCATAGGCGGCAACCATGAGCTGGTGCGCAAGAACTGGCCGCAGCGGCTGGGCCCAGCGCCCAAGCGCATGATCACCGGCGTGCCCGACCATGTCGACGGCCGCATGCTGGCGATCACCGAAGCCGCCGGAGGTTCGATCATCAATCGCGACCGCATGTGGCATTACGTCGAGGGCATCAAAAACTGGGCGCCGATCTGGACCGATCACGCGATTCGCATTCTGCCAGGCCCGTCGTCGCTCTGGCTCGACGCACACGGCAGGCGCTTGCCGGTGCCGCTCTATCCGGGCTTCGACACGCTGGGCACGCTCAGCCACATCATGAGAACCGGCCATGACTATTCCTGGTTCATCCTGACGAAAAAGATCATCCAGAAAGAGTTCGCGCTGTCGGGCTCGGAGCAGAACCCGGATCTTACGGGAAAAAGCTGGCGACAGGTGCTCGGCCGCGCGACGTCGGGCATTCCCGGCCCGGTCAGGGCGTTCATGGAAAAAGGCGAGGATTTCATCGTCGAGGCCGAGCTGCCGAAACTGGTGGCGCGGATGAACGCGCTGGCCGGCGGCGAGCCGCTGCTCGAGGTTACGCAGGTGGAGCGTGAGATCCGCGCCCGCGACCGACAGCTCGACAATCCGTTCTCGAAGGACATGCAGGTGACGGCGCTGCGCGGCGCGCGCGCCTATCTCGGCGACAGACTGATCCGCACCGCCAAACCGCACAAGATGCTCGATCCGGCAAACGGCCCGCTGATCGCGGTGCGCCTCAATATCCTCACCCGCAAGACGCTTGGCGGCCTGCAGACCGATCTCGACAGCCGCGTGCTCGATGCCGAGGGCGAGCCGGTGCCGGGACTCTATGCTGTCGGCGAAGCCGCCGGCTTCGGTGGCGGCGGGGTGCATGGCTATGCGGCGCTGGAAGGCACCTTCCTCGGCGGCTGCATCTTTTCCGGCCGCAGCGCCGGGCGGGCGGCGGCACGCGCTGCGGCGTGA
- a CDS encoding FkbM family methyltransferase: MSYYSKLYHIEGLARAIGWKKSISVLLRRVLGIGAPMKVRCGGHDLLVRPTDSDLFVISQVFGHCEYQIGEAGQNALNRLAKEWRRKGFVPVIVDAGANVGYSSIFFSDKYPDALVMAVEPDRRAFEALISNCAESEQIVSVYGALWRHDGQVALVNTDRPSWARAVSEGQGVPSITLKSLLAKVPKAKLLILKMDIEGAEREVTRDCGKLLRDAPCIIVEPHDFLFPGRGCLSFVYASLTERSIDSLVSGENLIFIASELLTPKTSRRRAG, from the coding sequence GTGAGCTACTACTCGAAGCTCTATCATATTGAGGGCCTCGCGCGGGCCATCGGGTGGAAGAAATCGATCTCGGTACTGCTCCGCCGTGTGTTGGGCATCGGAGCGCCCATGAAAGTCCGTTGCGGTGGACATGACCTGCTGGTCAGGCCCACCGACAGCGACCTGTTCGTGATCTCGCAGGTCTTCGGGCACTGCGAATACCAGATCGGCGAAGCGGGCCAGAACGCGCTCAACCGCCTCGCGAAGGAGTGGCGAAGAAAAGGCTTCGTCCCTGTGATTGTCGACGCCGGCGCCAATGTCGGCTACTCGTCAATCTTCTTCAGCGACAAGTATCCTGATGCCCTGGTGATGGCTGTCGAGCCGGACCGCCGGGCCTTCGAAGCGTTGATTTCGAACTGCGCCGAATCGGAGCAGATCGTGTCGGTCTACGGCGCACTGTGGCGCCACGACGGCCAGGTTGCACTGGTCAACACCGATCGCCCCTCATGGGCACGCGCCGTATCTGAAGGCCAAGGTGTGCCTTCGATCACCCTGAAGAGCCTGCTTGCCAAGGTGCCCAAGGCCAAACTGCTGATCCTGAAAATGGACATCGAAGGTGCGGAGCGGGAGGTCACGCGTGACTGCGGCAAGCTGCTCAGGGATGCGCCGTGCATCATTGTGGAGCCGCACGACTTCCTGTTTCCCGGCCGCGGCTGCCTCTCGTTCGTCTACGCATCGCTGACCGAAAGGAGCATCGACAGCCTTGTGAGCGGCGAGAACCTGATCTTCATAGCGTCGGAATTGCTGACCCCCAAAACCTCACGGCGGAGAGCCGGATGA